In Sulfuracidifex metallicus DSM 6482 = JCM 9184, a single window of DNA contains:
- a CDS encoding NAD(P)-dependent oxidoreductase produces MCGFFPIFLRSYKIDVVVIGGGTVGTIRAKELLKAGFKVKVISKDFSTELKELEKSYQTLFLFKKEININTKLELKELIRDTNLVISATGNPALNKDICELAREMGKLCNDPSNMENSDFIIPISMVNNDFGVAVTTFGISSIVSKEILNRINSDILASKEIINLLHAMAEIKVFLKENVKDPKRRYHLYHEIFDDREFNLRAKEGDIKNALERAKEIVGDEN; encoded by the coding sequence ATGTGTGGGTTCTTTCCCATCTTCCTTAGAAGTTACAAGATAGACGTTGTAGTTATAGGTGGAGGGACTGTTGGTACAATTAGAGCAAAGGAGTTACTTAAGGCTGGATTCAAGGTCAAGGTTATAAGCAAGGATTTTTCAACCGAGCTTAAGGAGTTAGAGAAGTCATATCAAACATTATTTCTTTTCAAAAAAGAGATAAATATCAATACTAAATTAGAATTAAAAGAATTAATAAGAGACACGAATCTGGTAATTAGCGCAACAGGAAATCCAGCTTTAAACAAAGATATATGTGAACTTGCTAGGGAGATGGGGAAGCTTTGTAACGATCCAAGCAATATGGAAAACTCCGATTTTATTATCCCAATTTCGATGGTAAATAATGATTTTGGAGTTGCAGTAACAACTTTTGGAATTTCGAGTATAGTGTCGAAAGAGATACTTAACAGGATAAACAGTGATATACTCGCTTCAAAAGAAATAATAAATCTATTACATGCTATGGCTGAAATTAAAGTTTTCTTAAAGGAAAACGTAAAAGACCCGAAAAGGAGGTATCACTTATATCATGAAATTTTTGATGATAGGGAGTTTAACCTTAGGGCTAAAGAAGGCGATATCAAAAATGCTCTTGAAAGAGCTAAAGAAATAGTAGGTGACGAGAATTGA
- the fen gene encoding flap endonuclease-1, with protein sequence MGVDLSDIVEDCSKEISLNNIKGKKVAIDAYNAIYQFLAAIRQADGTPLMDKQGRSTSHLSGIFYRTINLVENGIIPIYVFDGKPPEEKTQEIQRRIKIKEEAEEKYNQAKEQGEIKSMKKYAQMSSRLTNNIATESKELLINMGIPIVNAPSEGEAEAAYLSQKDYAWASASQDYDSLLFGARRLIRNLTMTGKRKLPNKDQYVDIVPEIIEFDSLLHKLGITREQLIDIGILIGTDYNPEGIKGIGPKTALKIIKKYGDIEKAIGKEIDEKEILFDYKQIRQLFLNPKVIDPKTSLELKEPDEEKIKRILIDCHDFSEERVVNAVGRLQKAIKSSKNLERQTGLDRWF encoded by the coding sequence ATCGGAGTAGATCTTTCAGATATAGTAGAGGATTGTTCCAAAGAAATAAGTCTAAATAATATTAAGGGAAAAAAAGTAGCTATTGATGCTTACAATGCTATTTATCAGTTTCTTGCAGCAATAAGACAAGCAGATGGGACACCCTTAATGGATAAACAAGGCAGATCCACAAGTCATTTAAGCGGTATTTTCTATAGAACTATAAATCTAGTAGAAAACGGAATAATACCAATATATGTGTTTGATGGTAAACCTCCCGAAGAAAAGACACAGGAAATTCAACGTAGAATAAAGATAAAAGAGGAGGCTGAAGAAAAATACAACCAAGCCAAGGAACAAGGAGAAATTAAATCTATGAAGAAATATGCTCAAATGTCTTCTAGGCTTACTAACAACATAGCGACGGAAAGCAAGGAACTCTTAATTAACATGGGAATACCTATAGTTAATGCTCCCTCTGAGGGTGAGGCCGAGGCAGCCTACCTTTCTCAAAAAGATTATGCTTGGGCTTCAGCTAGTCAGGACTACGATTCACTACTCTTCGGTGCAAGGAGACTTATACGTAATTTAACCATGACAGGAAAAAGAAAGCTCCCAAATAAAGATCAGTATGTAGATATAGTTCCAGAAATCATTGAGTTCGATTCGCTTCTACATAAACTAGGAATAACAAGAGAACAATTAATAGATATAGGAATATTAATCGGTACTGATTATAATCCTGAGGGGATTAAGGGAATTGGACCTAAGACTGCACTAAAAATAATAAAGAAGTACGGAGATATTGAAAAAGCCATAGGAAAAGAAATCGATGAAAAAGAGATATTATTTGACTATAAACAAATAAGACAGCTTTTCCTCAATCCAAAAGTTATAGACCCTAAAACTAGTTTAGAATTAAAAGAACCAGATGAGGAGAAAATAAAAAGAATATTAATTGACTGCCATGATTTCAGTGAAGAGAGAGTAGTTAACGCCGTAGGAAGGCTTCAAAAGGCAATAAAAAGCAGTAAAAACTTAGAAAGACAAACTGGACTGGATCGTTGGTTTTAA
- the truD gene encoding tRNA pseudouridine(13) synthase TruD: protein MPTLLDIALGMEKYYYNWNSVEISIPRPDGFIVEEEICNQLCSRWKPNDKNGRYAIFLLNKKKRDHFSVIREINSKFKLSFKFIGIKDANAITTQVVYIDLASSKSKNIPSFYSSEDGSFNLEFIGTVDRKLNHTGNHFSITLATKDDEEIENRLNEIARNPFLPNFVGYQRFGSRRPVSHVIGRYLLRREWEKAFIWILGMPFIHEYERNREIREGIMNGNGVTINEIPSSMFYEKALFKNFLNTNSFYEALRMTPLPIEIYVDAFQSYIFNKYLSRTFENIRDVNYEITLPTYFSGCDDICKEIYIEEGIDKGFLSEIFGVKVREIRRRAFMRVSNLSSYRNKEKGKITVNFSLPRGSYATIFLREISHFNPLLFT from the coding sequence ATGCCTACACTCCTTGATATAGCCTTAGGTATGGAAAAGTACTATTATAATTGGAATAGTGTAGAAATTTCTATTCCTAGACCTGATGGTTTCATCGTAGAAGAGGAAATATGCAACCAATTATGTTCTAGATGGAAGCCTAATGACAAAAATGGTCGATACGCTATTTTTCTTCTTAATAAGAAGAAGAGAGATCACTTTTCGGTCATAAGAGAAATCAATTCTAAGTTTAAACTAAGCTTTAAATTCATAGGCATTAAGGACGCTAATGCCATCACAACTCAAGTAGTCTACATAGATCTAGCCTCGTCTAAAAGCAAAAACATACCTTCTTTTTACTCGTCAGAGGATGGCTCCTTTAATCTGGAATTTATAGGAACAGTAGATAGAAAGTTAAATCATACGGGAAATCATTTTTCTATTACCTTAGCGACAAAAGACGACGAAGAAATAGAGAATAGGCTTAACGAGATAGCTAGAAATCCCTTTTTGCCAAACTTCGTCGGATATCAGAGATTCGGCAGTAGAAGACCTGTTTCCCACGTTATAGGAAGATACCTTCTTAGAAGAGAATGGGAGAAAGCATTTATATGGATTTTAGGCATGCCTTTTATTCATGAATATGAAAGAAATAGAGAAATAAGAGAAGGTATAATGAACGGAAATGGAGTAACAATTAATGAAATACCCTCTTCCATGTTCTATGAAAAAGCCTTATTTAAGAACTTCTTGAATACAAACAGTTTCTATGAAGCCCTACGAATGACGCCTTTACCGATAGAAATATACGTTGACGCCTTTCAGAGCTATATTTTCAATAAATATCTGTCTAGGACATTTGAGAACATAAGAGATGTAAATTATGAGATCACTTTACCAACTTATTTTAGTGGATGCGATGATATATGTAAAGAGATTTATATTGAGGAAGGAATAGATAAAGGATTTTTATCAGAGATTTTCGGAGTAAAGGTGCGTGAGATTCGTAGAAGAGCTTTTATGAGGGTTAGTAATCTTTCGTCTTATAGGAATAAGGAAAAAGGAAAAATAACAGTAAATTTCTCTCTACCAAGGGGGTCTTACGCAACTATTTTCTTGAGGGAAATTTCTCATTTTAATCCATTACTTTTTACTTAG
- the aspS gene encoding aspartate--tRNA(Asn) ligase, which produces MYRTHFVRDITPDLDNQEVGLAGWVLNVRDLGGKKFILLRDKTGIGQVVLSKDSPSFGLANELTQESVISVKGRVKADKRAPKGVEIHASEVILISKAKTPLPLDVTGKVKADIDTRLRERLLDLRREEMQAVIKIQSTAVRAFREALYKKGFYEIFTPKLIATGTEGGAQLFTVIYFGKEAFLAQSPQLYKELMAGAVERVFEIAPAWRAEESDTPYHLSEFVSMDVEMAFSSYKDVMETLEEIIKNMITKVREECGDELKILNYELPEIKLPLRRITYIEALEILKNKGLNIKFGDDIGTPELRVINEEIKEDLYFITDWPTLSRPFYTKARDDNKDLSESFDLIFRFLEIVSGSTRNYRREVLESALKARGLNPSSFEFFLRWFDYGMPPHAGFGMGLSRVMLMLTGLQNVKEIVPFPRDKKRLVP; this is translated from the coding sequence ATGTACAGAACCCACTTCGTTAGAGATATAACACCAGATCTAGATAACCAAGAAGTAGGACTTGCAGGTTGGGTTTTAAACGTAAGGGATCTTGGAGGAAAGAAGTTCATACTTTTAAGGGACAAGACTGGTATTGGACAAGTTGTACTCTCGAAGGACTCTCCATCCTTTGGTTTAGCTAATGAACTAACTCAAGAATCCGTAATTAGCGTAAAAGGAAGAGTTAAAGCTGATAAAAGGGCTCCAAAAGGAGTGGAAATACATGCCTCCGAAGTAATTCTTATAAGCAAAGCTAAGACCCCTCTGCCTTTAGATGTTACAGGTAAAGTGAAGGCAGATATAGACACTAGGTTAAGGGAAAGGTTATTGGATCTAAGAAGAGAAGAGATGCAAGCTGTCATCAAAATTCAGTCTACCGCAGTTAGGGCATTTAGAGAAGCCTTATACAAAAAGGGATTTTATGAGATATTTACACCTAAGCTAATAGCTACTGGAACTGAAGGTGGGGCTCAACTTTTCACAGTTATATACTTTGGCAAAGAGGCGTTCCTTGCCCAAAGTCCTCAGCTGTATAAAGAGCTTATGGCTGGTGCGGTAGAAAGAGTTTTTGAAATAGCTCCTGCATGGAGAGCAGAAGAGTCAGATACTCCTTATCACCTATCCGAATTCGTTAGCATGGACGTAGAGATGGCATTCTCCAGTTACAAAGATGTAATGGAGACATTGGAAGAGATAATAAAGAACATGATAACTAAAGTTAGGGAAGAATGTGGAGACGAGTTAAAAATACTCAATTACGAATTGCCAGAGATCAAGTTACCGCTACGTAGGATAACTTATATAGAAGCTTTAGAAATTCTGAAAAATAAAGGTTTAAATATTAAATTTGGAGATGACATAGGAACCCCGGAGTTAAGGGTAATTAATGAGGAAATAAAAGAAGACTTATACTTCATCACAGACTGGCCTACGTTAAGTAGACCTTTCTACACAAAAGCTAGAGATGATAACAAAGACTTGAGTGAGAGTTTTGACCTAATATTTAGATTTCTTGAGATTGTATCAGGTAGCACTAGAAATTACAGAAGAGAAGTACTTGAAAGTGCTCTAAAGGCAAGAGGCCTTAATCCTTCAAGTTTTGAATTCTTCCTTAGATGGTTCGATTATGGTATGCCTCCCCACGCAGGTTTTGGAATGGGACTGTCCAGAGTTATGTTAATGCTAACTGGACTGCAGAATGTTAAGGAAATCGTTCCGTTTCCAAGAGATAAGAAGAGGCTAGTCCCTTAG
- a CDS encoding zinc finger domain-containing protein, whose protein sequence is MSSIKLSIRDEVEPLVCSSCGKLLHPKERGVEFTCPNCGEVTIIRDYLCREQVVEYTCPKCGFKGP, encoded by the coding sequence ATGTCTTCGATAAAATTAAGCATCAGAGATGAGGTTGAACCGTTAGTATGTTCTAGCTGTGGAAAGTTACTTCATCCAAAGGAAAGAGGTGTAGAGTTCACTTGTCCTAATTGCGGTGAAGTGACAATAATAAGAGATTATCTTTGTAGAGAGCAAGTGGTAGAATATACTTGTCCTAAATGTGGATTTAAGGGACCATAA
- a CDS encoding CDC48 family AAA ATPase: protein MSASEEQRPPRRELVLKVVEARQKDVGRGKVRIDIELLSQIDVQPGDVVEIEGTRKTAAIAWHLSQDDITGERDIIRMDGITRKNSGVSIGDKVVVRKAFVKQASMVKLAPSNFSISVDPGFVSYVKKRLKEFPLVEGDTVLIPVLGQAIPFTVVQVKPAGIVIVNDETIINISDKPVEQTKYPRVTYEDIGGLRDIIEKVRELVELPLRHPELFKRLGIEPPKGILLYGPPGVGKTLLAKAIANETDAYFTSINGPEIMSKFYGESEQRLREIFEDAKKHAPAIIFVDEIDAIAPKRDEVIGEVERRVVAQLLTLMDGLENRGNVIVIAATNRPNAVDPALRRPGRFDREIEIPLPDKTGRMEIFQIHTRNMPLADDVSLEKLSDMTHGYTGADLASLVREAAMYALRRYLPKIDLNQDKIPAEVLDSMRVTMDDFMKAFKEIVPSGLREIYIEIPEVKWTDVGGHEELKDELREVVEYPLKYPEVYEKAGIDPAKGILLFGPPGTGKTMLAKAVATESGANFIAVRGPEVLSKWVGESEKAIREIFRKARMYAPAVIFFDEIDALAPMRGASYDSGVTERLVNQLLAEMDGVEKLENVIIIAATNRPDILDPALLRPGRFEKLLYVPPPDVTSRKDILKVHTRGIPLSADTDLEEIANRTEGYTGADIAALVREAAMRAVRESMRVCIDAATEKCGQNQDCKDKEVKECMKNKVEVRPKHFAEAMVKIKPSVTQDMIQFYQNWLEKARQQLPKAIVKPSTFT from the coding sequence TTGAGTGCCAGCGAAGAGCAAAGGCCCCCAAGGAGGGAGCTAGTTCTCAAAGTTGTAGAAGCTAGACAAAAGGACGTTGGAAGAGGAAAAGTAAGAATAGATATTGAATTACTTTCTCAAATTGACGTTCAACCAGGTGACGTAGTTGAAATCGAGGGAACAAGAAAAACTGCGGCCATAGCATGGCATCTAAGCCAAGATGACATAACCGGAGAAAGAGATATAATAAGAATGGATGGAATTACTAGAAAGAATTCTGGTGTTTCTATAGGAGACAAGGTAGTAGTAAGGAAAGCTTTCGTAAAGCAGGCATCTATGGTAAAACTAGCTCCCTCTAATTTCTCTATAAGTGTAGATCCTGGTTTCGTAAGTTACGTAAAGAAGAGGCTTAAAGAGTTCCCCCTAGTGGAAGGAGATACGGTCCTTATACCCGTGCTAGGTCAAGCTATTCCATTTACCGTAGTACAAGTTAAACCTGCAGGAATAGTAATTGTGAACGACGAAACAATAATAAATATATCTGACAAGCCAGTAGAACAAACCAAGTATCCTCGTGTAACATATGAAGATATAGGAGGACTAAGAGACATAATAGAAAAGGTGAGGGAACTAGTAGAGCTCCCTCTAAGACATCCTGAGCTTTTTAAGAGATTAGGAATTGAGCCTCCAAAGGGTATATTGCTTTACGGTCCGCCAGGAGTCGGAAAAACGTTACTAGCAAAAGCCATAGCTAACGAAACAGATGCCTATTTCACATCCATAAATGGACCTGAGATTATGAGCAAATTCTATGGAGAAAGCGAGCAAAGACTTAGAGAAATATTTGAGGATGCAAAGAAGCACGCTCCAGCAATAATATTCGTGGACGAAATAGATGCAATAGCTCCTAAGAGAGACGAAGTTATAGGAGAAGTCGAAAGGAGAGTTGTAGCTCAGCTATTAACATTAATGGACGGGCTTGAAAACAGAGGAAACGTAATAGTTATTGCGGCAACTAATAGACCAAACGCGGTAGATCCAGCTTTAAGAAGGCCTGGGAGATTCGATCGTGAAATCGAGATTCCTCTACCTGATAAGACAGGCAGGATGGAGATATTCCAAATTCACACTAGAAACATGCCTCTTGCCGATGATGTAAGCTTAGAAAAGCTTAGCGATATGACCCATGGATATACGGGTGCGGATCTTGCATCTTTAGTTAGAGAAGCTGCAATGTATGCTCTAAGAAGATATTTACCAAAGATAGATCTAAATCAGGATAAGATACCTGCAGAAGTACTTGATTCTATGAGGGTTACAATGGACGATTTTATGAAGGCATTCAAAGAGATAGTTCCAAGCGGACTAAGAGAAATATACATAGAAATACCAGAAGTTAAGTGGACAGACGTAGGAGGTCATGAAGAGCTGAAGGACGAACTAAGGGAAGTAGTAGAATATCCTCTAAAATACCCAGAAGTATACGAAAAGGCTGGAATTGACCCAGCTAAGGGTATACTATTATTTGGGCCTCCAGGAACTGGAAAGACGATGTTAGCTAAAGCTGTAGCTACTGAAAGCGGAGCTAATTTCATTGCTGTAAGAGGACCAGAGGTATTATCTAAATGGGTAGGAGAGAGCGAAAAGGCAATTAGGGAAATATTTAGGAAAGCTAGGATGTATGCTCCCGCAGTGATATTCTTCGATGAAATAGATGCTCTAGCTCCTATGAGAGGAGCGTCGTACGATAGCGGAGTAACAGAAAGGTTAGTAAACCAGCTTTTGGCCGAGATGGACGGAGTAGAAAAGTTAGAAAACGTAATAATAATTGCGGCAACTAATAGACCAGACATACTAGATCCTGCACTATTAAGACCAGGTAGGTTTGAGAAATTACTATATGTACCTCCACCAGATGTAACATCGAGAAAAGACATATTAAAGGTGCATACTAGAGGCATCCCTCTTAGTGCTGATACGGACCTAGAAGAAATAGCTAACAGAACAGAAGGATATACTGGAGCTGACATTGCAGCTCTAGTCAGGGAAGCTGCAATGAGAGCAGTTAGAGAATCTATGAGAGTATGTATAGATGCAGCTACAGAGAAGTGCGGACAGAACCAAGACTGCAAAGACAAAGAAGTCAAGGAATGCATGAAGAATAAGGTTGAAGTAAGACCTAAACACTTTGCAGAGGCTATGGTGAAGATAAAACCATCTGTGACACAAGATATGATACAATTCTATCAGAACTGGCTAGAGAAAGCAAGACAGCAGCTACCTAAGGCTATAGTAAAGCCAAGTACCTTCACGTGA
- a CDS encoding glutamyl-tRNA reductase: MISKNRFINEINESFSALIFTYKNVGMDTLHYYYLDESELRRIQDVIRSGVFLLQTCNRVELYIHGDKARDKAKILLKYIGDLHHGKLKLNDTVIREGIEAIKHLFYVASGVDSIAVGEYEILNQIKCAIASAKKIGTTDRYLEKLVDRSLKVGRVARTKTNISKGKVGIYSLALEKIKEVVENINSVEILILGAGEIGSKMSELLYKEGVKNVTIMNRTESKAVELAQKYGYKGIKLDLSKIKDYDVAISAISGIREKIELTDNKPKVVVDLSVPPLFAGNNVLTLTDLQDFSTMNMANRLEELPKIDKIVDEGVNEFIEDYMKEIQNEIISKMLNNVEKIREEEVNKAKKELMKRGIELNTDIEEILDIMSKSIINKGLEPVISGTKKMIENDERNYINFLITLFNYGHISDIKTKEIKKQETTEGSGS, translated from the coding sequence TTGATTAGTAAAAATAGGTTTATAAATGAGATAAACGAAAGTTTTTCTGCATTAATTTTCACGTACAAAAACGTTGGTATGGACACACTTCATTATTATTACCTAGATGAGTCAGAACTGAGAAGAATTCAGGACGTTATACGATCTGGGGTTTTCTTACTTCAAACTTGTAATAGGGTGGAATTATATATACATGGAGATAAAGCTAGAGATAAAGCCAAGATTTTGCTTAAATACATTGGAGACCTGCACCATGGGAAGTTAAAGCTCAATGATACAGTTATAAGGGAAGGTATAGAAGCTATCAAGCATCTTTTTTATGTTGCCAGTGGAGTTGATTCTATTGCTGTAGGAGAATATGAAATATTAAATCAAATAAAATGCGCAATAGCGTCAGCAAAGAAGATAGGTACTACAGACAGATATCTCGAAAAATTGGTTGACAGATCCCTGAAAGTAGGGAGAGTTGCAAGAACAAAAACTAACATATCAAAAGGAAAGGTTGGTATTTATTCTCTAGCATTAGAAAAAATAAAGGAGGTAGTAGAGAATATAAATAGTGTAGAAATTCTAATACTTGGGGCTGGGGAGATTGGCTCAAAGATGTCAGAACTACTATATAAAGAAGGCGTAAAGAACGTGACAATTATGAATAGAACAGAAAGTAAGGCTGTAGAGTTGGCTCAAAAATACGGATATAAAGGAATAAAATTGGACTTGTCTAAAATTAAGGATTATGATGTAGCAATATCTGCTATTTCAGGCATTAGAGAAAAAATTGAATTAACCGATAACAAGCCCAAGGTTGTGGTAGATCTTTCTGTACCTCCTTTATTCGCTGGAAATAACGTTTTAACGCTTACCGATTTACAGGACTTTTCTACGATGAACATGGCTAATAGATTAGAAGAACTCCCCAAAATAGACAAGATAGTAGATGAAGGTGTAAATGAGTTTATAGAAGATTATATGAAAGAAATTCAAAACGAAATTATCTCCAAGATGCTAAACAACGTAGAAAAAATAAGGGAAGAGGAGGTAAACAAGGCTAAAAAGGAATTAATGAAAAGAGGAATAGAACTAAATACAGATATAGAAGAAATACTTGACATAATGTCGAAATCTATAATAAACAAAGGATTAGAGCCAGTTATATCAGGAACCAAAAAGATGATAGAAAACGATGAAAGAAATTACATTAACTTCCTAATTACTCTATTTAATTATGGCCACATTTCCGACATTAAGACCAAGGAGATTAAGAAGCAAGAAACTACTGAGGGATCTGGTAGCTGA
- a CDS encoding elongation factor 1-beta, giving the protein MTELLIVLKVFPEGDEVSLDKIYNEIASKLPEGYKIVKKETEPIAYGLNSLVLYVQMPEQTEGGTDLLEETANSVEGVSHAEVVGMTRLGF; this is encoded by the coding sequence ATGACCGAGCTTTTAATAGTTTTAAAGGTGTTCCCTGAAGGCGACGAAGTTAGCTTAGATAAGATATACAACGAAATTGCATCTAAGCTGCCAGAAGGCTATAAAATAGTTAAAAAAGAAACCGAACCAATAGCATACGGACTAAACTCCTTAGTTCTTTACGTTCAAATGCCGGAACAAACTGAAGGTGGAACGGATCTTCTAGAAGAGACTGCAAATTCCGTAGAGGGAGTAAGCCACGCTGAAGTCGTTGGAATGACGAGACTAGGGTTCTAA
- the pth2 gene encoding peptidyl-tRNA hydrolase Pth2 codes for MKMVIIVRNDLQMGKGKIASQVAHAAVSLVLEIAQHEKVPFSDWLKEWLDEGQPKIVVKVNSEEELTQRINRARQEGLPTTLIHDAGRTQINPGTLTCGGIGPGPDHLIDKITGDLKLL; via the coding sequence ATGAAGATGGTTATAATCGTTAGAAACGATTTACAGATGGGAAAGGGAAAGATTGCAAGTCAAGTAGCTCATGCAGCAGTATCCTTAGTCTTGGAAATAGCACAACATGAAAAGGTACCATTTTCAGATTGGCTTAAGGAATGGTTAGATGAAGGTCAGCCTAAAATAGTAGTCAAGGTAAACTCCGAAGAAGAGCTAACTCAGAGGATAAATAGAGCTAGACAGGAGGGGTTACCTACAACTTTAATTCATGATGCAGGTCGAACACAAATAAATCCCGGTACCCTCACGTGCGGAGGGATAGGACCGGGCCCTGATCACCTGATTGATAAGATAACTGGTGACTTGAAATTACTTTGA
- the hemB gene encoding porphobilinogen synthase: protein MATFPTLRPRRLRSKKLLRDLVAESQIRKDGLILPIFIKDGIDNPEEIKTMPEVYRYPVNDKLINYIEESLKNGINKFILFGVPKIKDDLATSAMDSDGIIQKTLKLIKNTFGGKVLLITDECTDEYTSHGHCGIVTINGSSYKVDNDESIKLHAKIALSQAKAGADVIAPSSMMDGVVGEIRKTLDENGFQDVPIMAYSSKYASTFYGPFREAAYSKPAFGDRRGYQMDPRNLEEGVREVYLDIEEGADIVMVKPAHTYLDVITRVKQSFPCYPLAAYHVSGEYSMLKAAAINGWIDEKRAVLEVTNAIFRAGADIVITYYANKIIEWLNEGDPF from the coding sequence ATGGCCACATTTCCGACATTAAGACCAAGGAGATTAAGAAGCAAGAAACTACTGAGGGATCTGGTAGCTGAATCCCAAATAAGAAAAGATGGTTTAATTTTGCCCATTTTCATAAAAGATGGCATCGATAATCCAGAAGAAATAAAAACAATGCCTGAAGTGTATAGATATCCAGTGAATGACAAATTAATAAATTATATTGAAGAATCGCTCAAGAATGGAATAAATAAATTTATATTATTTGGGGTTCCGAAAATTAAAGATGATCTAGCTACATCTGCAATGGATAGTGATGGCATTATTCAAAAAACATTGAAATTAATAAAAAACACATTTGGCGGCAAGGTACTTTTGATTACTGATGAATGTACAGATGAATATACGTCTCATGGACATTGCGGAATAGTTACCATTAATGGTTCCTCCTATAAGGTAGATAATGATGAAAGCATAAAGTTGCATGCTAAAATTGCCCTAAGCCAAGCTAAGGCTGGGGCAGACGTTATAGCACCATCTAGTATGATGGACGGCGTTGTAGGAGAAATTAGGAAAACTTTAGATGAAAATGGATTCCAGGATGTTCCCATAATGGCGTACAGCTCTAAATATGCATCCACTTTTTATGGACCTTTTAGAGAAGCTGCATATTCTAAGCCAGCTTTTGGAGATCGTAGAGGCTACCAAATGGATCCACGTAATTTGGAGGAAGGAGTTAGAGAAGTATATTTAGACATCGAAGAAGGAGCAGATATAGTTATGGTTAAACCTGCACATACTTATTTAGATGTAATCACAAGAGTAAAGCAAAGTTTTCCTTGTTATCCTTTGGCCGCATATCATGTAAGCGGAGAGTATAGTATGCTAAAAGCTGCAGCAATAAATGGATGGATAGATGAGAAAAGAGCAGTGCTGGAAGTAACAAACGCCATATTTAGGGCTGGAGCTGACATAGTGATAACGTACTACGCAAATAAGATAATAGAATGGTTAAATGAAGGTGATCCATTTTGA